From Bordetella flabilis, the proteins below share one genomic window:
- a CDS encoding PLP-dependent aminotransferase family protein, with product MTDLNSLNVLSIQVDRAAVAPIGDQIHASLRQAILDGRLAPGQRLPSGRDLAAQLGVARGTIRVAYDRLIAENLVFGAGPAGTRVCAPPPAGPAVDEAPIDRPLAAFTRPFSSAPLPFQMGVPAHDAFPAKLWARMRTRAVRDDAITYTAYADPRGEPALRAQIASHLAISRQMQCHPDQIIVTSGYRQGLLLALTALRAHGRKAWIEEPGYPLGRRGLELIGAALEPVPVDAEGLRVEDGIARAPDAMLALVTPGQHAPLGVTLSPARRHALLDWAASSDAWIIEDDYLGELQLDGRAAPALASGPGAERVVHIGSFSKTLSPALGLGFVVAPRSLAERLVEVAAVLAPAPNRTTQLAVTDFLSDGRFLRHLRQMKALYAERRSLALTHVSRFLPGTLTAGLGVIAPLQHTADDIAVVRIARAHGLAPSALSAWHLCRAHAQRGLLLSVTNLHRGNIDAACATLARIVASH from the coding sequence ATGACTGACCTAAACTCGTTAAATGTGCTATCCATCCAGGTGGACCGTGCCGCCGTCGCGCCAATCGGCGACCAGATCCATGCGAGCCTGCGGCAGGCGATCCTCGACGGCCGGCTTGCGCCGGGACAGCGTCTGCCTTCCGGTCGAGACCTCGCCGCGCAGCTTGGCGTCGCCCGCGGCACCATCCGCGTGGCTTACGATCGGCTGATCGCCGAGAACCTGGTATTCGGTGCGGGACCCGCAGGCACGCGCGTATGCGCTCCGCCGCCCGCCGGCCCAGCGGTCGACGAGGCGCCAATAGACAGGCCTTTGGCGGCTTTCACCCGTCCATTTTCGAGCGCCCCGTTGCCGTTCCAAATGGGCGTACCAGCTCACGACGCGTTTCCGGCCAAGCTCTGGGCCCGTATGCGAACGCGCGCCGTACGCGACGACGCCATCACTTACACGGCCTACGCTGACCCGCGCGGCGAACCTGCGCTGCGGGCCCAGATCGCGAGCCACCTTGCCATTAGCCGACAAATGCAATGCCATCCCGATCAAATCATCGTCACCAGTGGATACCGGCAGGGTCTGCTGCTTGCGCTGACGGCACTACGCGCGCACGGGCGCAAGGCGTGGATCGAGGAGCCAGGTTATCCGCTGGGAAGACGCGGGCTCGAGCTGATCGGCGCAGCGCTCGAACCCGTGCCCGTTGATGCCGAGGGGCTGCGCGTAGAAGATGGGATCGCCCGCGCGCCAGACGCCATGCTGGCACTGGTCACCCCTGGCCAACACGCACCGCTTGGCGTGACCCTGTCGCCAGCACGGAGACACGCCTTGCTCGACTGGGCGGCGTCAAGTGACGCCTGGATCATCGAAGACGATTATCTCGGAGAACTTCAGCTCGACGGTCGGGCAGCACCGGCCCTTGCCTCAGGCCCAGGCGCCGAGCGCGTGGTTCACATCGGGTCGTTCAGCAAAACTCTCAGCCCGGCGCTTGGCCTCGGTTTCGTCGTCGCCCCACGATCGCTGGCGGAACGTCTGGTCGAAGTCGCCGCCGTGTTGGCCCCGGCTCCGAACCGGACTACCCAGTTGGCTGTTACGGACTTTCTATCCGATGGGCGCTTCCTGCGGCACCTGCGGCAGATGAAGGCTCTCTATGCCGAACGCCGCAGCCTCGCGCTAACGCATGTCAGCAGGTTTCTGCCGGGCACGCTGACGGCGGGCCTAGGCGTGATCGCACCGCTGCAACACACCGCCGACGACATCGCCGTGGTGCGTATCGCCCGCGCACATGGCCTCGCGCCTTCGGCGCTCTCCGCTTGGCACCTTTGCCGCGCTCACGCGCAACGTGGCTTGCTACTCAGCGTGACGAACCTGCACCGCGGCAACATAGACGCCGCATGCGCGACGCTCGCAAGAATCGTTGCATCTCATTGA
- a CDS encoding carboxymuconolactone decarboxylase family protein: protein MTRLNWQEIAPEGAKALFGIHHYVTKKTNLPEELVHLVFLRVSQINGCAHCIDMHSRDLRKTMSIDKITLVPVWDEVHHLFSDQERAALAWAEEVTRVSETHASDEAYAAASAQFTPKDLVDLTITIAAMNAFNRLGAPFRLPVAAQS, encoded by the coding sequence ATGACCCGTTTGAACTGGCAAGAGATCGCACCCGAGGGCGCGAAGGCACTTTTCGGTATCCACCACTACGTCACGAAGAAGACGAACCTCCCGGAGGAACTCGTGCACCTCGTGTTCCTCCGCGTTTCGCAAATCAACGGCTGCGCACACTGCATCGACATGCACAGTCGCGATCTCAGGAAAACCATGTCGATCGACAAGATCACGTTGGTACCGGTATGGGACGAGGTGCACCATCTATTCTCTGACCAGGAGCGCGCCGCGCTGGCCTGGGCTGAAGAGGTGACCCGTGTCAGCGAAACGCACGCCTCTGATGAGGCGTATGCCGCCGCCTCGGCACAATTCACGCCCAAGGATCTGGTTGACCTCACGATCACGATCGCCGCAATGAACGCGTTCAATCGATTGGGCGCGCCATTTCGGCTTCCTGTCGCTGCCCAGTCGTGA
- a CDS encoding LysR family transcriptional regulator, producing the protein MEWNDVRIFLAVARSGSFGEAARVLGVSHPTVGRRIKVLEDEAKQPLFRRTKDGLVLTDAGDTVRALAESMEDSALSMERRLTGNDQRLEGILRISSADWFAGYVLAPVLLELTRRHPAVVPEVIASHRLLDLSRREADVAFRIVPFSEPDIVQRRLMRISYGVYASAGTKQALQDDPASAGVILMNTAQSHFPDVAWVLERFPLCRRAFRSTNRSVQAQMCLRGMGIAVLPRPLGDAVSGLQRIDTPDEPPTRDIWVGYHQDLRHMDRLRAMLDIADMMLSDSAAAQ; encoded by the coding sequence ATGGAGTGGAACGACGTTCGCATCTTCCTGGCAGTAGCTCGCAGCGGGTCCTTCGGAGAAGCCGCCAGGGTGCTGGGCGTGAGCCATCCGACAGTGGGTCGCCGCATAAAGGTGCTTGAGGACGAAGCCAAGCAACCGCTCTTTCGTAGAACCAAGGACGGACTGGTGCTCACGGACGCCGGCGACACCGTGCGGGCACTGGCAGAGTCCATGGAGGATTCCGCGCTGTCCATGGAAAGGCGTTTGACCGGCAACGACCAACGCCTCGAAGGCATCCTGCGGATCTCGTCAGCGGACTGGTTCGCTGGCTATGTCCTGGCGCCAGTCCTGCTCGAGTTGACACGCCGTCATCCCGCTGTCGTGCCGGAAGTGATTGCAAGCCATCGGTTACTCGATCTCTCACGTCGGGAGGCCGACGTGGCCTTTCGCATCGTGCCTTTCAGCGAACCGGATATTGTTCAGCGCCGCCTGATGCGGATTTCATATGGGGTGTATGCGTCGGCGGGAACCAAGCAGGCTTTGCAGGACGATCCAGCATCCGCAGGGGTCATTCTCATGAATACCGCACAATCGCATTTCCCCGATGTGGCTTGGGTATTGGAGAGGTTTCCGCTCTGCCGACGTGCTTTCAGAAGCACGAACCGTTCGGTCCAGGCACAGATGTGCTTGAGGGGCATGGGCATCGCGGTGCTGCCAAGGCCACTTGGCGATGCCGTCTCCGGATTGCAGCGCATCGACACGCCGGATGAACCTCCGACGCGGGATATATGGGTCGGCTATCACCAAGACCTGCGGCACATGGATCGCTTGCGTGCGATGCTGGATATCGCCGACATGATGCTGTCGGATTCCGCGGCTGCACAATGA
- a CDS encoding MFS transporter, which yields MTTLTQTTGTAAPDSRRWLALAVLLTGTLLPPLDFFIVNVALPAIRTDLQASSDVSQLVISVYAAAYAVTLILGGRLGDLYGRKRVFMAGMLGFGVASALCGLAPAPGMLVVGRLLQGVSAAIMAPQSLASIHAIFPANEKNRALSLYGATFGLASVGGQLLGGLLVSTSPWGLGWRSVFLINLPIIIVAVPAAMMLLRESRAERSPRLDVPGAMLLAVGLLALVVPLIEGQEHHWPWWCIVPLVLSMPLLWLFWQYEKAQESAGRTPLVLPSLLAMRGLRRSLASTFFFYALAAFFLVFAVYEQAGLGHDALTAGLAILPLGIGFFLGPLCSPHIARRMGSRTAGFGMVLEVLGLVMVAALAFAGASSWLALPLFLIGAGQGIALPALVRLNVDHVETRWAGLASGLVNATLQISAAVSVALFGGLFIAIAPDGASAQDVQLGFAVASLAIGASLALAAALSWKRQEHEKSKILLHRG from the coding sequence ATGACTACATTGACTCAAACCACTGGGACGGCAGCCCCTGACTCCCGTCGCTGGCTCGCCTTGGCCGTCCTGCTGACTGGCACTCTCCTGCCACCTTTGGACTTCTTCATCGTCAACGTGGCTCTACCTGCCATACGGACGGACCTGCAAGCGTCTTCTGACGTCTCGCAGTTGGTGATTTCGGTGTATGCCGCAGCCTATGCCGTCACCCTGATCCTGGGCGGTCGTCTAGGTGATCTCTATGGCCGGAAGCGCGTATTCATGGCCGGCATGCTCGGCTTTGGCGTCGCCTCGGCGCTGTGTGGCCTGGCACCGGCGCCGGGCATGCTTGTCGTCGGCCGGCTGCTGCAAGGGGTATCGGCAGCGATCATGGCGCCGCAATCATTGGCCTCGATACACGCCATCTTTCCGGCGAACGAGAAGAATCGCGCGCTGAGTCTATACGGCGCGACATTCGGCCTGGCCTCCGTGGGCGGTCAACTGCTGGGGGGGCTGCTGGTTTCGACAAGCCCGTGGGGGTTGGGGTGGCGCAGCGTCTTTTTGATCAACCTTCCCATCATCATCGTTGCCGTTCCAGCTGCAATGATGCTGCTGCGTGAAAGTCGAGCCGAACGTTCGCCTCGCTTGGACGTGCCGGGGGCAATGCTGCTGGCGGTTGGTTTGCTTGCGCTCGTGGTTCCGCTTATCGAAGGGCAGGAACACCACTGGCCGTGGTGGTGCATAGTGCCGCTGGTTTTGAGCATGCCGTTGTTATGGCTCTTCTGGCAGTATGAAAAGGCACAGGAGAGCGCCGGCAGAACTCCTCTGGTTCTGCCATCGCTTCTGGCCATGCGTGGGTTGCGACGCAGTTTGGCATCAACGTTCTTCTTCTATGCGCTCGCCGCGTTCTTTCTGGTGTTCGCCGTGTACGAACAGGCCGGCCTGGGCCATGATGCGTTGACGGCCGGCTTGGCCATCCTGCCGCTCGGCATCGGGTTCTTCCTCGGCCCACTGTGCAGCCCGCACATCGCCCGGCGAATGGGCTCACGCACCGCCGGGTTCGGCATGGTTCTGGAGGTGCTCGGTCTGGTCATGGTCGCAGCGCTGGCTTTCGCCGGCGCGTCGTCGTGGCTTGCGTTGCCCTTGTTTCTGATTGGCGCCGGGCAAGGTATAGCCCTTCCTGCGCTGGTGCGCTTGAACGTGGACCATGTGGAAACACGCTGGGCGGGGCTGGCCTCGGGCTTGGTGAACGCCACCTTGCAGATCAGCGCTGCAGTAAGCGTCGCCTTGTTCGGCGGTCTATTCATCGCGATCGCGCCTGATGGTGCAAGCGCTCAGGACGTGCAGCTCGGCTTTGCGGTGGCTTCATTGGCCATAGGCGCGTCACTGGCACTGGCCGCCGCACTAAGTTGGAAACGCCAAGAACATGAAAAATCAAAAATCCTTTTGCATCGTGGATGA
- a CDS encoding SDR family oxidoreductase — MPGLAHKRALVTGAARGIGAAIALKLAEDGADVAITYEKSAGKAAALAAEIRALGRNAVAIQADAASPDAAKAAVEQTVGDLGGLDILVNNAGVLIPGPFSEQSLEEITLQLDVNVRGVLMTTQAALRYLPNGGRIITIGSNAGLSVPFAGIAVYAATKSAMESFTRGLARELGPRDITVNLVRPGPIDTDMNPADGPLASSILPSLSIARYGKTREVAEAVAFLAGPGAAYVTGSGILVDGGISA, encoded by the coding sequence TTGCCTGGTCTGGCCCATAAACGGGCGCTTGTTACCGGTGCAGCGCGTGGCATCGGTGCGGCTATCGCGCTCAAGCTGGCCGAAGACGGCGCGGACGTCGCTATCACCTACGAGAAATCGGCCGGGAAGGCAGCGGCTCTGGCTGCCGAGATTCGCGCCCTCGGCCGCAACGCCGTCGCCATCCAAGCAGATGCGGCCAGCCCTGATGCCGCGAAGGCCGCGGTAGAGCAGACCGTGGGGGACCTAGGGGGGCTGGACATCCTTGTCAACAACGCCGGCGTCCTGATTCCAGGCCCGTTTTCCGAGCAGTCGCTGGAGGAGATAACCCTGCAACTCGACGTCAATGTGCGCGGCGTTCTCATGACCACCCAGGCCGCGCTGAGATACCTTCCCAATGGCGGTCGTATCATCACTATTGGCAGCAATGCCGGCCTGTCGGTGCCATTCGCTGGCATCGCAGTCTATGCGGCTACCAAATCCGCGATGGAGAGCTTTACCCGTGGGCTTGCCCGTGAGCTAGGTCCTCGTGACATCACCGTCAATCTGGTTCGTCCTGGTCCCATCGACACTGACATGAATCCTGCCGACGGCCCTCTTGCTTCCTCCATCCTGCCAAGCCTGTCTATTGCCCGCTACGGAAAGACCAGGGAGGTGGCCGAAGCCGTCGCCTTCCTGGCCGGGCCTGGCGCCGCCTATGTCACCGGTTCGGGAATCCTTGTCGATGGCGGCATAAGTGCCTAA
- a CDS encoding EthD family reductase has translation MSRMIVVCTGDASVRFDRDYYANDHFRLARACWERYGLQSVEAFFPYSESGDWRSIGVYTFSSVQDVKDALESPETEQVMADVKKFTDAPVVLRSLFTPF, from the coding sequence ATGAGCAGGATGATTGTTGTCTGCACTGGCGATGCCAGCGTGAGGTTTGATCGCGACTACTATGCGAATGATCATTTCAGGCTGGCAAGGGCATGCTGGGAGCGGTATGGACTGCAGTCTGTGGAGGCGTTCTTCCCGTACTCTGAAAGCGGTGACTGGAGATCCATTGGTGTTTACACATTCTCCTCGGTGCAAGATGTGAAAGACGCGCTGGAGAGCCCAGAGACAGAGCAAGTGATGGCGGACGTGAAGAAATTCACCGACGCGCCAGTCGTGTTACGCAGTCTATTCACGCCGTTTTGA
- a CDS encoding GNAT family N-acetyltransferase, which yields MNNNASQVIQPTLVGETVELRPLQQEHGPELLNAAADGELWNLKVTVVPRAESVDNYIASALEGRKAGTVMPFVIVRRDTGLVVGSTRFWKIDRANRKLEIGHTWLCASVQRSGVNTEAKYLLLVHAFEVMNCVRVQFTTDELNERSRAAILRIGAKQEGIVRHERIMPDGRKRNSVRFSIIDSEWPDVKAMLQRKIQRSVLR from the coding sequence ATGAACAACAACGCCTCTCAAGTTATCCAACCGACCTTGGTTGGTGAAACTGTCGAACTCCGGCCGCTTCAGCAGGAACATGGGCCTGAGCTGTTGAACGCCGCCGCGGACGGGGAATTGTGGAACCTGAAGGTGACGGTTGTTCCAAGGGCGGAAAGTGTCGATAACTACATCGCTTCCGCGTTGGAAGGTCGAAAGGCGGGCACTGTCATGCCTTTTGTGATCGTCAGGCGCGATACCGGATTGGTCGTCGGCAGCACCCGTTTCTGGAAAATCGACCGGGCGAACAGAAAGCTGGAAATCGGGCACACATGGTTGTGTGCCTCGGTCCAACGGTCGGGTGTCAACACCGAAGCGAAGTACCTTCTTCTGGTCCACGCATTCGAGGTAATGAACTGTGTTCGCGTGCAATTCACGACAGACGAACTTAACGAAAGATCAAGGGCAGCGATTCTGCGCATCGGCGCGAAACAAGAGGGAATCGTTCGGCACGAGCGGATCATGCCGGATGGAAGAAAGCGCAACTCCGTACGCTTCAGCATTATCGATTCCGAGTGGCCAGACGTGAAGGCGATGCTGCAGCGGAAAATCCAGCGATCAGTCCTGCGTTGA
- a CDS encoding c-type cytochrome: MSSLKFLCLGAAIVAAFTSSAFAQEFGRPATPEEIKLWDIDVRPDGKGLPDGSGTVLQGKSVYANNCAACHGPDGQGGIKDRLVGGQGTLASAEPIKTIGSYWPYATTLFDYIHRAMPYQAPGSLSVDDTYAVTAYLLSMNGIQLKDGKLDKESLPKVQMPNRDGFIVQPEFRVIKNSK, from the coding sequence ATGTCCTCGCTTAAATTCCTCTGTCTGGGCGCGGCGATCGTCGCCGCCTTCACGTCATCCGCTTTCGCCCAAGAATTCGGCCGTCCGGCAACGCCGGAGGAAATCAAACTGTGGGATATCGACGTCCGCCCCGATGGGAAAGGGTTGCCGGACGGAAGCGGAACGGTCCTGCAGGGTAAATCCGTCTACGCCAATAACTGCGCGGCTTGCCATGGTCCGGACGGCCAAGGCGGCATCAAGGATCGCCTCGTCGGAGGACAGGGAACGCTGGCTTCAGCCGAACCCATAAAGACCATCGGCAGCTACTGGCCTTATGCCACGACGCTGTTCGATTACATCCACCGGGCGATGCCTTACCAGGCGCCAGGGTCCCTCTCGGTTGACGACACCTATGCCGTCACTGCCTATCTACTAAGCATGAACGGAATCCAGCTCAAGGACGGCAAGCTCGACAAGGAAAGTCTGCCAAAAGTGCAAATGCCGAACCGGGATGGCTTCATTGTCCAGCCGGAATTCCGGGTGATCAAAAACTCCAAATAG
- the soxC gene encoding sulfite dehydrogenase → MSSKALSLKANNGITPSDRKAVSRRNFLAASAGVAGAAIARASSADTLADVPPRVLGDALSGHSERSQYVDISRIPEAGPGMRNVDPSLAINSKTPLQKLVGTITPSALHYERSHAGVPNLDPAKHRLLIHGMAEKQLVLSVDDLKAMPAVSRIAFIECTGNGWENWKSADENLTVQNTHGLISTNEWTGVPLGYLIDLVKKDRKSTWMLAEGGDAAGVARSIPLTDEIMREAIVAYGQNGEPLRPAHGFPIRLVLPGYEGNLNIKWLRRLKFGDEPWMTRWETSRYTQLLANGKAMQFQLRQEVNSVITSPSGMMEIKKGYNRITGLAWSGYGKITKVEISVDDGKTWKAAQLNLPVLPKSQSRFQMDWEWDGKATKIVSRSTDEKGNVQPDRASFIAKVGTNALFHYNAQQTWSIDASGRVRNVLA, encoded by the coding sequence ATGAGTTCGAAAGCTTTGAGTCTGAAAGCCAATAACGGGATAACGCCATCGGACCGGAAAGCCGTTTCCCGGCGAAACTTCCTGGCGGCATCGGCGGGGGTGGCCGGCGCGGCGATTGCACGCGCGTCTTCCGCCGATACGCTCGCGGATGTGCCGCCTCGCGTGCTGGGCGATGCCCTGTCTGGACACAGTGAGCGATCGCAATACGTCGATATCAGCCGTATTCCCGAGGCGGGACCCGGGATGCGCAACGTCGATCCGAGCCTCGCGATCAACTCCAAGACCCCCCTGCAAAAGCTGGTGGGTACGATCACACCGTCCGCCTTGCACTACGAGCGCAGCCACGCAGGCGTACCCAATCTCGATCCCGCCAAGCACCGGCTCCTTATTCATGGCATGGCCGAGAAGCAACTCGTTCTCTCGGTCGACGATCTGAAAGCGATGCCTGCGGTTTCACGTATTGCGTTCATCGAGTGCACGGGCAACGGCTGGGAAAATTGGAAGTCTGCGGACGAGAACCTGACCGTACAGAACACGCACGGGCTGATCAGCACCAACGAGTGGACGGGCGTTCCGCTCGGATATCTGATCGACCTCGTGAAAAAGGACCGGAAGTCCACCTGGATGCTGGCGGAAGGGGGCGATGCCGCGGGAGTCGCTCGCAGCATTCCGCTCACGGACGAGATCATGCGCGAGGCGATCGTGGCCTATGGCCAGAATGGCGAGCCGCTCCGGCCGGCCCATGGGTTCCCCATCCGCCTGGTCCTTCCGGGATACGAGGGGAATCTCAACATCAAGTGGCTTCGTCGCCTGAAGTTTGGCGATGAGCCGTGGATGACCCGCTGGGAGACGTCGCGATATACGCAATTGCTGGCCAACGGCAAGGCAATGCAATTCCAGTTAAGGCAGGAAGTCAACTCCGTGATTACCTCCCCATCCGGCATGATGGAGATCAAGAAGGGATACAACCGCATTACAGGCTTGGCTTGGAGCGGCTACGGCAAGATAACGAAGGTGGAGATCAGCGTCGATGACGGCAAGACGTGGAAGGCCGCGCAATTGAATCTTCCCGTATTGCCGAAATCACAGTCGCGCTTCCAGATGGATTGGGAATGGGACGGCAAAGCCACCAAGATCGTCAGCCGCTCGACAGACGAGAAGGGCAACGTACAGCCGGACCGCGCATCATTTATCGCGAAAGTAGGAACCAACGCGCTGTTTCACTATAACGCTCAACAAACGTGGAGCATCGATGCGAGTGGGAGGGTGCGCAATGTCCTCGCTTAA
- a CDS encoding DUF302 domain-containing protein, protein MAESTGHPLVAIFMRPSGSIRACRLALSGGLDTKFKLKAFTIGGLSYILSTKFIDQFDTPLTGPGAVQEGVVRWISQLLAIALTLGGLLVTEAAVAEQAMRVQSAYSFPETLSRLRTALEGKGLTIFTTIDHRAAAQSVGLDMPPTTVLIYGNPRGGTPLMVAAPDFALELPLRVLVREDGDGKTYVTLNPSKDLEGKHGLPAGMTEKLAPAEKIVFDAIKKPDAK, encoded by the coding sequence GTGGCTGAATCGACCGGGCATCCATTGGTGGCCATTTTCATGCGGCCCTCAGGCAGCATACGGGCATGCCGCCTGGCATTGTCCGGGGGATTGGACACCAAGTTCAAACTGAAGGCCTTCACGATCGGGGGCCTCTCTTATATCTTGTCGACGAAATTCATTGATCAATTCGATACGCCGCTTACGGGTCCTGGGGCGGTGCAGGAGGGTGTCGTGCGTTGGATCTCGCAACTGTTGGCAATCGCCTTGACGTTGGGCGGTTTACTGGTCACCGAAGCAGCCGTAGCGGAGCAAGCCATGAGAGTTCAGAGTGCATATTCATTCCCCGAAACGCTTTCCCGCCTGCGAACAGCGCTTGAGGGTAAGGGTTTGACCATTTTCACGACGATAGACCATCGCGCGGCGGCGCAATCGGTCGGGCTCGACATGCCGCCCACGACCGTACTTATCTATGGCAATCCCAGGGGAGGAACGCCGCTGATGGTTGCGGCGCCCGATTTCGCCCTTGAACTTCCTTTGCGCGTCCTGGTTCGTGAAGACGGCGATGGGAAGACCTATGTCACGCTGAATCCATCGAAGGACCTGGAAGGGAAACATGGTTTACCCGCGGGAATGACTGAAAAACTGGCTCCCGCCGAGAAGATCGTCTTCGACGCGATCAAGAAGCCAGACGCCAAGTGA
- a CDS encoding metallophosphoesterase family protein — protein sequence MTRVLHISDTHFGTEQPRVVQALLALAHRISPELVVLSGDITQRARVEQFEAARRFVSDLGFPVLAIPGNHDIPLFNIAARLFNPYGGYRRAMGVTLEPVFSSEGLLVIGVNTTRPARHKNGEVSQPQVDRVCARLRQAGKGQLRIVVVHQPLRAIVEEDNRNLLIGREFAAPAWAAAGADLVLGGHIHLPYVVALSGLQGHRAWIVQAGTAVSDRVRGGIPNSVNVIEHAEVAPPGEVPSCAVERWDFDPAQGAFIAVKRQVLELQARWRG from the coding sequence ATGACCCGCGTGCTGCATATCTCCGATACGCATTTTGGGACGGAGCAACCGCGCGTCGTGCAGGCGCTCCTGGCGCTGGCGCACCGGATATCGCCGGAGCTGGTCGTGCTTTCCGGCGATATCACGCAGCGAGCAAGGGTGGAGCAATTCGAAGCCGCGCGGCGTTTCGTCTCTGATCTCGGATTCCCGGTATTGGCCATACCCGGCAATCACGACATCCCGCTCTTCAATATCGCCGCGCGGTTGTTCAATCCGTATGGCGGCTACAGGAGGGCAATGGGCGTAACGCTGGAGCCCGTCTTCAGCAGCGAAGGCTTGTTGGTAATCGGCGTCAATACCACGCGTCCGGCCCGCCACAAGAATGGCGAGGTGTCACAGCCGCAGGTGGACCGCGTGTGCGCGCGGCTGCGGCAAGCCGGCAAAGGCCAGTTGCGTATCGTGGTCGTGCATCAGCCCTTGCGCGCGATCGTGGAGGAAGACAACCGGAATCTGCTTATCGGACGCGAGTTCGCCGCGCCCGCCTGGGCGGCGGCGGGCGCGGACCTGGTACTGGGCGGGCATATCCATCTTCCCTACGTCGTCGCCCTATCCGGGCTCCAAGGCCATCGCGCCTGGATCGTGCAGGCCGGGACGGCGGTGTCCGACCGCGTGCGCGGCGGCATCCCAAACTCCGTGAACGTGATCGAACACGCCGAGGTGGCGCCGCCTGGGGAAGTTCCTTCCTGTGCGGTCGAACGCTGGGACTTCGATCCGGCTCAGGGCGCCTTCATCGCCGTGAAGCGCCAGGTGCTGGAACTGCAAGCCCGCTGGCGTGGCTGA
- a CDS encoding diacylglycerol/lipid kinase family protein, whose amino-acid sequence MSDPTAHFNTVTDTPTSSVTLSGHEPFFIVFNSGSGNDDSARTREQIEALLTQAGRTHTFLAVDEPSRLPQIAEHAVKLAREAGGVIVAAGGDGTLNAVAAAVLPSGLPFGILPRGTFNYFGRTYGIARETEEAVASLLDARIEPVQVGLLEGRPFLVNASLGLYPQLLEDREAYKQKLGRRRWVALISAIVTLWRTPTNLSLELNSHGERKVLRTPTLVVGNNALQLEQLGLPEVAHLEENRLVAMAAQPVSTLALYWLMVMGALSRLGEASNVISFGFESLTVRVRGRRRIKVAMDGEIFWTHSPLSFSVSPQRLQLLVPRDTSRLDRS is encoded by the coding sequence ATGAGCGACCCGACCGCCCATTTCAATACAGTGACCGATACCCCGACTTCCTCCGTCACGCTTTCCGGCCACGAGCCGTTTTTCATCGTCTTCAACAGCGGATCCGGTAATGACGATTCGGCGCGTACGCGCGAACAGATCGAAGCATTGCTGACCCAGGCGGGCAGGACGCATACCTTCCTGGCGGTGGACGAGCCGTCCAGGCTGCCGCAAATCGCCGAACACGCGGTGAAGCTTGCGCGTGAAGCCGGCGGTGTGATCGTCGCCGCGGGCGGCGACGGCACCTTGAACGCGGTGGCGGCCGCCGTGCTTCCCAGCGGCTTGCCATTCGGCATCCTGCCGCGCGGGACTTTCAACTACTTCGGCCGTACCTACGGGATCGCGCGCGAGACCGAAGAAGCGGTAGCCAGCCTGTTGGACGCCCGTATCGAACCGGTGCAGGTCGGTTTGCTGGAGGGCCGGCCCTTCCTGGTGAATGCCAGCCTGGGGCTGTATCCGCAACTGCTGGAAGACCGGGAAGCGTACAAGCAGAAATTAGGGCGGCGGCGCTGGGTTGCCTTGATCTCGGCCATCGTCACGTTGTGGCGGACCCCGACGAACCTGTCGCTCGAACTGAATTCGCATGGCGAGCGCAAGGTGCTGCGCACCCCAACCCTCGTCGTAGGCAACAACGCGCTGCAGCTGGAGCAGCTGGGTCTGCCCGAGGTGGCGCATCTCGAGGAAAACCGCCTGGTCGCGATGGCGGCGCAACCGGTGAGTACGCTCGCCTTGTACTGGCTCATGGTCATGGGGGCGTTGAGCCGGCTGGGCGAAGCGTCGAATGTCATCAGCTTCGGCTTCGAGTCGTTGACCGTGCGTGTGCGAGGCCGGCGGCGTATCAAGGTCGCCATGGACGGCGAGATATTCTGGACCCACAGTCCGCTCTCATTTTCCGTCTCGCCGCAACGCCTTCAATTGCTTGTGCCGCGGGACACCAGCCGGCTGGATCGCTCATGA